In Chryseobacterium lactis, a single genomic region encodes these proteins:
- a CDS encoding DNA primase family protein, whose protein sequence is MKLTPVFEDLNNPATFTNHMEELLNSRPQVTPHDQVLQALKAQFEQLDFQLLTFPQVGELRKELEKLPRESEQANLIRKELARLKLTLKHYLILSIENVLRLAEKNRWGLCKNHDFIYLYNGNFWSELDKEAFQKFLGETSEEMGVTKFSARFYLFREQLFKQFLATAYLPTPESKKDEVLINLLNGTFEISSQGTQLRAFNRDDFISYQLPFIYDPKAEAPLFKAYLNKVLPDMERQRVLAEYFGFVFIKHGSNALKEEKALILYGTGANGKSVFFEIVNSLLGEENVSSYSLQSLTNENGYFRAKIANKLVNYASEINGNLEASTFKQLVSGEPVEARLPYGEPFILKQYSKLIFNCNELPKDVEHTNAYFRRFLIIPFDVTIPPEEQDKNLHTKIIENELSGVFNWVLEGLNRLLEQKQFSECEAAQKAVENYRMESNSVQMFLNDHEYQSSLKRYRLIKELYYEYRVFCTDEGNVPFKKTNFIKQLKTLGLIVDRVAQNQLAVFIETS, encoded by the coding sequence ATGAAACTCACTCCTGTATTTGAAGACCTCAACAATCCTGCTACTTTTACAAACCACATGGAGGAGTTGTTAAACTCACGTCCTCAGGTAACTCCCCACGACCAGGTACTGCAAGCGTTAAAAGCTCAGTTTGAGCAGTTGGATTTTCAGCTCTTGACCTTTCCACAGGTCGGGGAGCTCAGAAAAGAGCTAGAGAAGCTCCCAAGGGAAAGCGAACAGGCCAACCTCATCCGTAAAGAACTGGCCCGGCTCAAACTTACTCTCAAACATTATTTGATTCTATCTATTGAAAATGTATTGAGACTGGCAGAAAAGAATCGTTGGGGTTTGTGTAAGAATCACGATTTTATTTATCTCTACAATGGCAATTTCTGGAGTGAACTGGATAAAGAAGCCTTCCAGAAGTTTTTGGGAGAAACCTCAGAAGAAATGGGAGTCACTAAATTTTCAGCAAGGTTTTACCTATTCCGGGAACAATTATTTAAACAGTTTTTAGCCACTGCTTATTTACCTACTCCTGAAAGTAAAAAAGATGAGGTACTGATCAACCTTTTAAACGGAACTTTTGAAATTAGTTCCCAGGGAACCCAATTACGAGCCTTTAACCGCGATGATTTTATAAGCTATCAACTCCCATTTATCTACGATCCTAAAGCAGAAGCCCCATTATTTAAAGCGTATTTAAATAAAGTTTTACCGGACATGGAGCGCCAAAGGGTCTTAGCTGAGTACTTTGGTTTTGTATTTATCAAACATGGTAGTAATGCTTTGAAAGAGGAAAAGGCACTCATACTCTATGGAACAGGTGCCAATGGGAAAAGTGTCTTCTTTGAGATAGTTAATTCCCTCCTGGGTGAGGAAAATGTAAGCAGTTACTCTCTTCAAAGTCTAACCAATGAAAACGGATATTTTAGGGCAAAGATTGCTAATAAACTGGTGAACTATGCCAGTGAAATTAATGGAAACCTGGAAGCCTCAACCTTTAAACAGCTCGTTTCTGGAGAACCCGTAGAAGCCCGTTTACCGTATGGAGAGCCATTCATCTTAAAACAATATTCCAAGCTTATTTTTAACTGCAATGAGCTGCCTAAAGATGTAGAGCATACCAATGCCTATTTCAGAAGATTTTTAATTATTCCTTTTGATGTAACCATTCCACCGGAAGAGCAGGATAAAAACCTCCATACCAAAATCATTGAAAATGAACTCTCAGGAGTTTTTAACTGGGTACTGGAGGGATTAAACAGGTTATTGGAACAAAAACAGTTTTCTGAATGTGAAGCAGCACAAAAAGCTGTTGAAAATTACAGAATGGAAAGCAACAGCGTACAAATGTTTTTAAATGATCATGAATATCAAAGCAGTTTAAAAAGATATAGGCTCATTAAAGAACTCTACTATGAATACAGAGTCTTTTGCACAGATGAGGGGAATGTACCTTTTAAGAAAACCAATTTTATAAAACAGTTAAAGACATTAGGTTTGATTGTGGATAGAGTTGCACAAAACCAGTTGGCAGTATTTATTGAAACTTCTTAA
- a CDS encoding helix-turn-helix domain-containing protein, with protein sequence MSAIQFIATTPSELIKEIKEEIIPELKEQLKQEFQPKEPTHYLSRQEVCKILSIDLSTLHRWRKEGTLIAYGLGNRVYFKRNEIDELINQNRLK encoded by the coding sequence ATGAGTGCAATACAGTTTATAGCCACTACGCCATCGGAATTAATCAAAGAGATTAAAGAAGAAATCATTCCTGAGCTAAAAGAGCAGCTCAAACAGGAATTTCAACCCAAAGAACCTACCCACTACCTGAGCCGTCAGGAAGTTTGCAAAATTCTCTCCATTGACTTAAGTACCCTTCACCGCTGGAGAAAAGAAGGAACTCTCATTGCCTATGGCCTTGGAAACAGAGTCTATTTCAAAAGAAATGAGATTGATGAGCTGATCAACCAAAACAGACTGAAGTAA
- a CDS encoding NUMOD4 domain-containing protein yields MKLPIELGDKYINTVLSNFSLENLSGEKWKWIEDFENYAISNYGRIKSLERWVATPNGGMQKLSDRILKPQAFRYFNKYLNTHFYNVRCNLCVEGKIYGKSVARLVYYHFVEKFDMDDLSFRMSFKDDNRFNVHFSNLEKLTANKVRSKALNKGRGKKGNYQQTVSQYTVEGDFVATYENIYAASESLGISPPHILAVINRKRTTAGKFRWFAKDYTLTKEDFIPETKSKPEKALNIRLWKRLGQPPIDENNPPACMNLLLKTLPGESWQPLPNLEQYFEISNKGRVKRLNSWTQNRNKTFWKEHIISLFVHRSDSEKYFLYTKLSCNGKSYTIAITRMLYYCFIEKFDLKNRNLVIVNGNDSQWDIDILKLSLQSINDILTERNKTKIRKILNSKKVFNDSLWEKLNRPRINMKNPPAILDLSLRDLPDEYWKPLPGFGGKYVISNKGRIKRLSGWTVGTHFYEEDQILSLCLKKAESPYLYFRLHAKEDINPKVLTRILYFCFVEEFDLNNRTLRIVNENESLLDIDLSKLSLRFITNAFNKKEK; encoded by the coding sequence ATGAAACTACCTATTGAATTAGGAGATAAGTATATAAACACAGTCCTTTCTAACTTTTCCTTAGAAAATCTTTCGGGTGAAAAATGGAAATGGATAGAAGATTTTGAAAATTATGCTATTTCAAATTACGGACGGATAAAAAGCTTGGAACGATGGGTTGCAACTCCCAACGGAGGAATGCAAAAACTATCAGATAGAATTTTAAAACCACAAGCCTTCAGATATTTTAACAAATATCTAAATACTCATTTTTATAATGTGAGATGTAACCTCTGTGTTGAAGGGAAAATATATGGAAAATCAGTAGCTCGTTTGGTCTACTATCATTTTGTTGAAAAATTTGACATGGACGATCTTTCATTTCGTATGTCTTTTAAAGATGATAATCGATTTAATGTACATTTTAGCAATCTAGAGAAGTTAACTGCCAATAAGGTACGTAGTAAAGCACTGAACAAAGGCAGAGGAAAGAAGGGGAATTATCAGCAGACAGTGAGCCAATACACAGTTGAAGGTGATTTTGTAGCTACCTATGAAAATATTTATGCAGCAAGTGAAAGTCTCGGAATCTCTCCCCCTCATATTTTAGCTGTCATTAATAGAAAAAGGACTACTGCAGGAAAATTTCGATGGTTTGCCAAAGATTATACACTTACTAAAGAAGATTTTATACCGGAAACTAAAAGTAAACCTGAAAAGGCCCTCAATATAAGACTTTGGAAAAGACTCGGACAGCCGCCAATTGATGAAAATAATCCTCCAGCCTGTATGAATTTATTGCTCAAAACTCTTCCTGGTGAAAGTTGGCAGCCACTTCCCAATCTTGAACAATATTTTGAGATTTCAAATAAAGGGAGAGTAAAACGATTAAACAGCTGGACACAAAATAGAAATAAAACTTTTTGGAAAGAACATATCATCTCGCTCTTTGTTCACAGGTCTGATAGTGAAAAATATTTTCTTTACACTAAGTTAAGTTGTAATGGAAAAAGCTATACTATAGCAATTACCCGAATGCTTTATTATTGTTTTATTGAAAAATTTGATCTCAAAAATAGGAATCTGGTAATTGTAAACGGAAATGATTCACAATGGGATATCGATATTTTGAAACTCTCCTTACAGTCCATTAATGATATACTTACAGAAAGAAATAAAACCAAGATCAGAAAAATACTTAATTCAAAAAAAGTATTCAACGATTCTCTCTGGGAGAAACTGAATAGGCCCCGGATTAATATGAAAAATCCACCTGCTATTTTGGATCTATCTCTAAGAGATTTACCAGATGAATATTGGAAACCATTACCTGGTTTTGGCGGTAAATATGTTATTTCCAATAAAGGAAGGATAAAACGATTAAGCGGATGGACCGTTGGCACTCATTTCTATGAAGAAGATCAGATTCTCTCTCTCTGCTTAAAGAAAGCTGAGTCCCCCTATCTTTATTTTCGGCTGCACGCCAAGGAAGATATAAACCCAAAAGTGCTTACACGAATTCTTTATTTTTGTTTTGTTGAAGAATTTGACCTAAATAACAGAACGTTGCGGATAGTTAATGAAAATGAAAGCTTATTGGATATAGATCTATCTAAACTTTCATTACGCTTTATTACAAATGCATTTAATAAAAAGGAAAAATAA
- a CDS encoding phage integrase SAM-like domain-containing protein, whose translation MATVTYYLRSKTKNSVIQMQLSVSKSLKMRNATGLQINSIDWSDKTSLPKQNNPENKNLVSDLNDLKNFVLKEYNQDFAAGVLFDSHWLKKKITTFFSRVDIKTDDNIVVNYMRGYNELRQLAKSKKTTDAHYVTLEDKFSRFQKFQKKNYVFSEIDKRVMFEFKNWIMDDLRCMESTSNRILKNFKTILYDARGNGKTIHPQISGLIIEEVPSIKVFLSFEEISRIKKAQIIGEDLLHARDWLLIGCYTGQRVSDLLDMKKTKIFKKTDSDGESFMFIDLIQIKTGKHVSIPIHDEVEHILQKYDGGFPPLFRGSTLNSNATLFNEHIKKVCELSGIHQLMKGRIYNDELKRNEIRETAKYNLVSSHICRRSFATNFYGDKRFTTPQIMAITGHKTETTFLQYIGKTSSDHALNTAKTFREIKNQNRQAL comes from the coding sequence ATGGCAACGGTTACTTATTACTTACGATCAAAAACAAAGAACAGCGTTATTCAGATGCAATTATCCGTTTCAAAGTCCCTGAAAATGCGTAATGCCACAGGTTTACAGATTAACTCTATAGATTGGAGCGATAAAACCTCTCTACCCAAACAAAATAATCCAGAGAATAAAAACCTGGTATCTGATTTAAATGATTTAAAAAACTTTGTACTGAAGGAATATAATCAGGATTTTGCCGCTGGTGTTTTATTTGATAGCCATTGGCTTAAAAAGAAAATAACTACCTTTTTTTCAAGAGTGGATATAAAAACGGATGATAATATTGTGGTCAATTATATGAGGGGTTATAATGAGCTTCGCCAATTGGCCAAATCCAAAAAGACGACTGATGCTCATTATGTAACACTTGAGGATAAATTTTCACGTTTTCAAAAGTTTCAAAAAAAGAATTATGTATTTTCTGAGATAGACAAAAGAGTGATGTTTGAGTTTAAGAACTGGATCATGGATGATTTAAGGTGTATGGAATCTACCTCGAATAGAATCTTAAAGAATTTCAAAACGATATTATATGATGCTCGGGGAAATGGAAAAACTATTCATCCTCAGATTAGTGGATTGATCATTGAAGAAGTTCCCTCGATAAAAGTATTTTTAAGTTTTGAGGAAATATCAAGAATTAAAAAGGCACAAATTATAGGGGAAGATTTACTCCATGCCCGGGACTGGCTTCTGATTGGTTGTTATACAGGCCAGCGTGTGAGTGATCTATTGGATATGAAAAAAACAAAGATTTTCAAGAAGACGGATTCTGATGGTGAGAGTTTCATGTTTATAGATTTGATCCAAATCAAGACAGGCAAACACGTGAGTATTCCCATCCATGATGAGGTGGAGCATATTCTACAAAAATATGATGGAGGTTTTCCTCCTTTATTCAGAGGATCAACCCTCAATAGCAATGCCACCCTCTTTAATGAGCATATTAAAAAAGTATGTGAACTCTCAGGAATCCATCAACTCATGAAAGGCAGGATTTATAATGATGAATTAAAAAGAAACGAAATCAGAGAAACGGCAAAATACAATCTGGTAAGCAGCCATATTTGCAGAAGAAGCTTTGCTACTAATTTTTATGGAGATAAAAGATTTACCACACCCCAAATCATGGCTATTACAGGACACAAGACAGAAACGACCTTTCTACAATACATCGGTAAAACCTCATCCGACCACGCTTTAAATACGGCAAAAACATTCAGGGAAATAAAAAATCAAAACAGGCAGGCTTTATAA
- a CDS encoding outer membrane beta-barrel family protein, producing the protein MKKIVLAVMLQLPMLAFSQTLTGKITQSGKTLSYVEVIAVKDQKKHTAISDESGNYSLKVLENGNYNIKLIQDGSEISTIDMLINGDVKQDFSIENKKEKQIEGVTLTARKKLIERKADRLVFNIVNSVASQGMDGAEAMAATPLIKVDDNTGISIAGKSGVTIMINERILNLSGSELVTYLKSLRSENIEKIEVITTPPAKYEAQGNSGLINIVLKKNQNLGWSGSLTTSLQQQTYTGFSNSVTVNYQNEKLRSSIKLRQNKYEKHSYENYRIDGADGLKSSDDRRDFGDGLGANVSVDYLLSSRSNMGFIYDYGFGHSNMDIVNTSDYFQNGNYTNTLLTSAEHRGRSVQQTISAYYDLKFGKQDNKLSITGNYFSNVPKTTIDFMTTENSGDQFTVKSPSMVDYKIYSGQADLTLPYQWAKTEAGVKFTNFDNNSEISYKNFTDGNYITDPEKSNAFKYNEKNYAAYISFEKSFNEKWSAKAGLRYEYATVTGNSLTSGQQSENSYGKFFPTAYVSYKSNESNTFSLTYSKRINRPGFRAINPYRWYININSYFTGNPFLKPSINHNFELSYVYKGKLSASAYFQRTLDGFSQIVNLSGENRISTFANFFNQNSVGLTLNYSDTFFKRWEANYSADLSYMETKVFATDAASRKGNGFDFDFQNNLSLNKSKTIQFVLNYWFRLPSNFEMIHWEYTGNVTSGLKLNLMEKSLQINVLVSDIFKQSRSRGQIFYTTGTHSFNNYYDARRLTVSATYTFGNKKIKGTERNVKFDEKNRAN; encoded by the coding sequence ATGAAGAAAATTGTACTTGCTGTAATGCTGCAGTTACCGATGCTGGCATTTTCCCAGACGCTAACGGGTAAGATCACTCAATCCGGAAAAACGCTGTCGTACGTTGAGGTAATAGCTGTTAAAGATCAAAAAAAACATACCGCAATTTCTGATGAAAGCGGAAATTACTCTCTGAAAGTTTTAGAAAACGGAAACTACAATATTAAGCTGATACAGGATGGTTCAGAAATATCCACTATTGATATGTTAATCAATGGAGATGTAAAACAGGATTTTTCTATTGAGAATAAAAAGGAAAAACAAATTGAAGGCGTAACGCTCACTGCCAGAAAAAAACTGATTGAAAGAAAAGCTGACCGATTGGTTTTCAATATCGTTAATTCGGTTGCCTCTCAGGGAATGGATGGTGCAGAGGCTATGGCTGCCACACCGCTGATTAAAGTGGATGACAATACCGGAATTTCGATCGCAGGGAAAAGCGGCGTCACTATTATGATCAATGAAAGAATACTGAATCTATCTGGAAGTGAACTGGTGACCTATCTTAAAAGTTTACGATCCGAAAATATTGAAAAAATAGAAGTAATCACTACACCTCCCGCCAAATATGAAGCTCAGGGAAACAGTGGCCTCATCAATATTGTTTTGAAGAAAAATCAGAATCTCGGATGGAGCGGAAGTCTTACAACATCACTCCAGCAGCAGACTTATACAGGATTTTCAAACAGTGTAACGGTGAATTATCAGAATGAAAAGCTGCGTTCCTCGATTAAATTGAGACAAAATAAATATGAAAAGCATTCTTACGAAAATTACAGGATAGATGGAGCAGACGGTCTTAAAAGTTCTGACGACAGAAGGGATTTTGGAGACGGATTAGGCGCTAATGTAAGTGTTGATTATTTACTGAGTTCCAGATCAAATATGGGATTTATTTACGATTATGGATTCGGGCATTCTAATATGGATATTGTGAATACTTCAGATTATTTTCAGAATGGAAATTATACCAATACCTTACTGACTTCAGCTGAGCACAGGGGTAGGAGTGTTCAGCAAACGATCAGTGCTTATTATGATCTTAAATTTGGAAAACAAGACAATAAATTGAGCATCACCGGAAATTATTTTTCTAACGTTCCCAAGACGACAATTGATTTTATGACAACGGAAAATTCCGGAGATCAGTTTACGGTAAAATCACCTTCTATGGTAGATTATAAAATTTATTCAGGGCAGGCTGATTTGACCTTGCCTTATCAATGGGCAAAGACAGAAGCAGGGGTGAAGTTTACCAATTTTGATAATAATTCAGAAATATCCTATAAAAATTTCACCGATGGGAATTATATCACCGATCCTGAAAAAAGTAATGCATTTAAGTACAATGAAAAAAATTATGCCGCTTATATCAGTTTTGAGAAGTCTTTCAATGAAAAATGGTCTGCCAAGGCAGGATTACGGTACGAATATGCTACGGTCACAGGAAATTCTCTGACTTCGGGGCAACAATCGGAAAATTCCTACGGGAAGTTCTTTCCAACGGCTTATGTCTCTTATAAAAGTAATGAAAGTAATACATTCAGTCTTACGTATTCAAAAAGGATCAACAGACCCGGGTTCCGTGCCATCAATCCATACCGGTGGTATATCAATATCAATTCTTATTTTACAGGAAATCCCTTCCTGAAGCCTTCTATTAACCATAATTTTGAACTTTCCTATGTATATAAAGGAAAATTATCTGCTTCAGCTTATTTCCAGAGAACCTTGGATGGATTCAGCCAGATTGTAAACCTTAGCGGAGAAAACAGGATCAGTACTTTCGCTAATTTCTTTAATCAGAACAGTGTTGGACTTACCCTGAATTATTCTGATACATTCTTCAAACGCTGGGAAGCCAATTATTCTGCAGATCTTTCATATATGGAAACAAAAGTATTTGCAACAGATGCTGCTTCCAGAAAAGGAAATGGGTTTGATTTTGATTTTCAGAACAATCTTTCCCTCAACAAAAGCAAAACAATTCAGTTTGTGCTTAACTACTGGTTCCGTTTACCGTCTAATTTTGAAATGATACACTGGGAGTATACCGGAAATGTAACTTCCGGGCTGAAGCTAAATCTTATGGAAAAAAGTCTTCAGATCAATGTGCTGGTATCTGATATTTTTAAACAATCGAGGAGCAGGGGGCAAATCTTTTATACGACGGGAACTCATTCTTTCAACAACTATTATGATGCAAGAAGACTTACGGTGTCGGCTACTTATACTTTCGGAAATAAAAAAATAAAAGGAACGGAGCGTAATGTGAAGTTCGATGAGAAAAACCGGGCGAATTAA